One genomic segment of Hordeum vulgare subsp. vulgare chromosome 2H, MorexV3_pseudomolecules_assembly, whole genome shotgun sequence includes these proteins:
- the LOC123431212 gene encoding uncharacterized protein LOC123431212, protein MNQEQANGHGHHCRSNPPPPRLVLPPVSRTAVPCSLFFLVLLPISFLLAGAPPAGTSLLASRSWTSPMCSCVGSSSCREEWMPQSWNSPSLLSFRQLSVRV, encoded by the exons ATGAACCAGGAACAGGCAAACGGCCATGGACATCATTGCCGCTCGAATCCTCCTCCGCCCCGCCTCGTCCTCCCGCCGGTGAGCCGAACCGCCGTCCCATGCTCTCTGTTCTTCCTCGTGCTCCTtcccatctcctt TCTCCTCGCCGGAgctccaccagcag GAACATCGTTGTTAGCAAGCAGGAGTTGGACCTCTCCCATGTGCTCGTGCGTCGGATCGAGCTCCTGTCGCGAGGAATGGATGCCCCAGTCCTGGAACAGCCCATCCCTGCTCTCG TTTCGTCAGTTAAGCGTGCGTGTATGA